One window of Leguminivora glycinivorella isolate SPB_JAAS2020 chromosome 9, LegGlyc_1.1, whole genome shotgun sequence genomic DNA carries:
- the LOC125229808 gene encoding uncharacterized protein LOC125229808: MDDYLQSFPSIEEAKRVSSEVNHVHKKARFELRGWATNEPEVIGKKEREGVTVPIGGSEIEKTLGLLWDTREDSIRFKLNTRRAPPEVIKGQRPPTKREALSIIMSIFDPLGLISPVTTPAKRIMQDTWRYTTAWDEEIPEELRERWGNWLQHLRDLGDLSIPRCYDTAPAPKYELHTFVDASEEAYAAAVYWRMTRADGTTKVALAAAKSRVTPTRLVSIPRLELQAAVLGVRLAEAVGNEHDFEIDSRTYWSDARTALAWIRSEPRTYKSFVAHRLAEIEDYTKKDEWRWVPSAHNVADDATRAAPSDFDTRHRWFTGPAFLYEPEEAWPQENKMKIEPTGEEKEVCCSVATPRKSRAAVPAIENFSKWTSLLRTAARVLQFIDLLRERQKSRASLATQCIAAARRKRTRANKDGDSTWGKRDKRAPVVPKTVENSRRRKYIILEARYLLAAEKVLVRTSQEDSYARERKRIAEGLAPNKDDRLAKLSVYLDEDDIIRQRGRIAAADDISEDAVHPIVLCGKHHYTYLYVSHVHERLHHGGTETVVNELRQRVYIPKIRPAVKKVIARCPECRLRKAKPAGPPTGDLPAARLGHHLRPFTYTGLDYFGPLEVTVGRHREKRYVALFTCMTSRAIHLEVAASLTTDSAINALRRFIARRGCPTELWSDNGTAFKGANRELTEAMREAAHARRINWRFLPPSSPFMAGVWERMVRSVKEALKTTLHERCPSDETLHTLMAEVEATVNSRPLTYVATDPEDPPALTPNMILLGPDCHSPAPGDFKDSDESARQHWRRAQYLADTFWRRWVREYAPLLQHRREPRGEGVEPAVGDVVIVCDNNLPRNTWPRGRVTQTYPGKDGVVRVVDVTTSRGHVLRRPTKKIVVLPVGSHGDGGRNVNDARDVI, encoded by the coding sequence ATGGATGACTACCTGCAGAGCTTCCCCAGCATAGAAGAGGCGAAGAGAGTGTCAAGCGAAGTGAACCACGTACACAAGAAAGCTCGCTTCGAGCTGCGCGGCTGGGCTACGAACGAACCCGAGGTCATCGGCAAGAAAGAGCGAGAGGGCGTCACCGTCCCTATCGGCGGGAGCGAGATAGAGAAAACACTCGGCCTACTGTGGGACACGCGAGAGGATAGCATTCGTTTCAAACTCAATACGAGACGAGCGCCGCCAGAAGTGATCAAAGGTCAACGCCCCCCTACGAAAAGAGAGGCCCTCAGTATCATCATGTCAATATTCGACCCGCTGGGCCTCATCTCGCCAGTGACGACGCCCGCGAAGAGGATCATGCAAGACACGTGGCGCTACACTACGGCCTGGGACGAAGAAATACCAGAAGAGCTGCGTGAACGCTGGGGAAATTGGCTGCAACATCTGCGCGACCTAGGTGACCTATCGATACCTAGATGCTACGATACCGCGCCCGCGCCCAAGTACGAGCTACATACCTTCGTCGATGCGAGTGAAGAAGCCTACGCCGCCGCTGTGTACTGGCGCATGACCCGAGCTGACGGCACAACAAAGGTCGCTCTAGCCGCCGCCAAGAGCAGAGTCACGCCCACGCGCCTCGTCTCGATACCCAGACTTGAGCTCCAAGCGGCCGTCCTGGGCGTGCGACTCGCCGAGGCCGTCGGGAACGAGCACGACTTCGAGATCGACAGTAGAACATACTGGAGTGACGCGCGCACGGCCCTAGCATGGATACGCTCAGAACCCCGCACTTACAAGTCATTCGTCGCGCACCGCCTGGCAGAAATCGAAGATTACACGAAAAAAGACGAATGGCGATGGGTACCGTCAGCACACAACGTGGCCGACGACGCGACACGCGCCGCGCCGAGCGACTTCGACACCCGACACAGATGGTTCACCGGGCCGGCCTTCCTATACGAACCGGAGGAGGCCTGGCCGCAAGAAAACAAGATGAAAATCGAGCCAACAGGGGAAGAAAAAGAAGTCTGCTGCTCCGTCGCGACGCCGAGAAAAAGCCGCGCGGCCGTGCCCGCCATCGAAAACTTCTCGAAGTGGACAAGCCTATTACGCACGGCCGCACGGGTGCTGCAGTTCATCGACCTCTTGCGCGAACGACAAAAAAGTCGCGCTTCACTCGCGACACAGTGCATCGCCGCGGCGCGAAGGAAAAGGACGCGCGCAAACAAGGACGGCGACAGCACCTGGGGAAAACGAGACAAGCGCGCTCCCGTCGTACCCAAGACGGTCGAGAATAGCCGGAGGAGAAAATACATAATACTAGAAGCCAGATACCTACTCGCGGCCGAGAAAGTACTCGTGCGAACCTCGCAGGAAGATAGCTATGCAAGAGAGAGAAAGCGCATAGCCGAGGGCCTCGCGCCGAACAAGGACGACCGGCTAGCCAAGCTGAGCGTGTATCTCGACGAAGACGACATCATACGACAACGCGGCAGAATAGCGGCCGCCGACGACATAAGCGAAGACGCCGTGCACCCCATAGTGCTGTGTGGCAAACATCACTACACATATCTATATGTTTCCCACGTGCACGAACGGCTACACCACGGGGGCACCGAAACCGTCGTCAACGAGCTTCGCCAACGTGTATACATACCGAAGATAAGACCTGCGGTGAAGAAGGTGATCGCGCGCTGCCCCGAGTGTCGACTACGCAAGGCGAAGCCCGCCGGCCCGCCTACAGGGGACCTACCTGCCGCCCGGCTGGGGCATCACCTGAGGCCCTTCACATACACGGGGCTTGACTACTTCGGCCCGCTTGAAGTGACCGTCGGCCGACACCGAGAGAAGAGATATGTCGCGCTGTTTACCTGTATGACGTCAAGAGCCATACATCTAGAGGTGGCCGCCTCACTAACCACCGACTCGGCCATCAACGCGCTGCGCCGGTTCATCGCTCGCCGCGGCTGCCCCACGGAGCTGTGGAGCGACAACGGGACCGCTTTCAAGGGAGCGAACCGCGAGCTGACGGAGGCCATGAGAGAGGCCGCCCACGCTCGCCGCATCAACTGGCGTTTCCTACCCCCTTCCTCACCCTTCATGGCTGGTGTGTGGGAGAGAATGGTGAGATCAGTAAAGGAAGCCCTGAAGACCACGCTGCACGAGCGATGCCCGAGCGATGAGACACTACACACCCTGATGGCGGAGGTCGAGGCTACGGTCAACTCGCGACCCCTGACCTATGTCGCGACCGACCCAGAGGACCCGCCCGCGCTCACTCCGAACATGATCCTGCTCGGGCCAGACTGCCACTCCCCAGCCCCGGGAGACTTCAAGGACAGCGACGAGAGCGCGCGGCAACACTGGAGGCGCGCCCAATACCTGGCCGACACCTTCTGGCGCCGATGGGTGCGCGAGTACGCCCCTCTACTTCAACACCGGCGGGAGCCCCGCGGCGAGGGCGTCGAACCAGCCGTCGGCGACGTCGTCATAGTGTGCGATAACAACCTCCCACGCAACACATGGCCGCGAGGGAGAGTGACACAGACGTATCCAGGCAAGGACGGAGTAGTACGAGTCGTCGACGTCACCACGAGCCGCGGTCACGTCCTGCGCCGGCCCACTAAGAAGATCGTCGTTCTACCAGTAGGATCGCACGGCGACGGCGGGAGAAATGTGAACGACGCAAGAGACGTCatttaa
- the LOC125229809 gene encoding uncharacterized protein LOC125229809 gives MAITRSRNGAREESSGSGGTNTNTDNTSATAGTSATAGTSATDGTSATDGTTATDGTTATSDTDATGTTTGTGTTADTEATTESGATTEGTSAAQEEVTPEDAAVAATPADTSGIRATPAASTIATIVEKQLMPPPLGTKRCAKPARSHRSKASSKRLLAELEAKEKLAELELKRIEAQATLAKIREERRNLSSSGEDSEQEEEDLGPQRLADWFDRPIQDAVEHHAARPPAHRARHHKQTMDVTSLAAALTDALQANRSNRKYLPDLPSFSGQCAEWLQFKAAYNESAPSFANSENVARIRKSLKGAALEAVSALLISQPRPDDIIKALERRYGRPDALLLNEMERIKALPRLAESPRDLCTFAGRIANAVTTIEILKKPQYLHNPELLRSIVEKLTPILKSKWYDYAASDEDTPELKKIADFLNNEADKCTPYAPPETIAEPKEARATKKKPERTCVAVAEVKKTKEEKLPCPVCDQSAHQLPTCPQFTKLGTNERWEIAKKHNMCYRCLVSKHRRFVCRAKPCGHQGCAMRHHKLLHHEKAPTDTVAASNEPTQPRKSDEVVAIAVKQAVHAATRASRAYLKMAPVLLRGPHTEVATFALLDEGSTVTIIDSAIAAALNLDGPTEPMWVQGVGGNEMAYEKSKRVDVRIRNKHGGDEQLVTNAHTVGRLDFTTQTISEREIDDCEHLRDIKHLLTYEDATPGILLGQDNWELVVSRKLKKDGAISR, from the coding sequence ATGGCAATAACTAGAAGCAGAAACGGAGCTCGGGAGGAATCATCTGGCAGCGGCGGCACTAATACGAACACCGATAACACGTCCGCTACCGCTGGGACGTCCGCGACCGCTGGGACGTCCGCGACGGACGGCACGTCCGCGACGGACGGCACTACCGCGACGGACGGCACTACCGCCACGTCCGACACCGACGCCACGGGCACCACGACTGGCACGGGAACCACGGCGGACACAGAAGCAACGACGGAATCAGGAGCAACCACGGAGGGTACAAGCGCGGCCCAAGAAGAGGTCACGCCCGAGGATGCCGCCGTCGCCGCCACGCCCGCCGACACCTCTGGTATCAGAGCCACGCCCGCCGCCAGCACCATAGCCACGATCGTCGAAAAACAGCTGATGCCTCCACCGCTCGGCACGAAGAGGTGCGCTAAGCCCGCTCGGTCACACCGATCCAAGGCCTCCAGCAAGAGGCTCCTCGCGGAGCTAGAGGCCAAGGAGAAGTTAGCCGAGCTGGAGCTCAAGCGCATCGAAGCCCAAGCTACGCTGGCAAAAATCAGAGAAGAAAGAAGAAACCTCTCCTCGTCGGGTGAAGACTCCGAACAAGAAGAGGAAGACCTCGGCCCCCAGAGATTAGCCGATTGGTTCGACCGCCCGATTCAAGACGCGGTCGAACACCACGCCGCGCGCCCCCCTGCGCACCGCGCGCGGCACCACAAGCAGACAATGGATGTGACGTCACTCGCAGCAGCCCTGACCGACGCCCTACAAGCGAACAGATCGAACAGGAAGTACCTGCCAGACCTGCCGTCGTTCAGTGGACAGTGCGCGGAGTGGTTACAGTTCAAAGCCGCTTACAACGAGTCGGCGCCTAGTTTCGCGAACAGTGAAAACGTCGCTCGCATAAGAAAGAGCCTCAAGGGCGCCGCCCTAGAAGCCGTCAGTGCACTCCTCATCAGCCAGCCGCGTCCAGACGATATCATCAAGGCCCTGGAACGCCGCTACGGGAGGCCCGACGCACTACTCCTGAACGAGATGGAGAGAATAAAGGCCTTGCCACGACTAGCCGAGAGCCCGCGCGACCTGTGCACGTTCGCCGGACGTATCGCCAACGCCGTGACAACGATCGAGATATTGAAGAAGCCTCAGTATCTTCACAACCCCGAGTTACTGAGGTCTATAGTGGAAAAGTTAACGCccatattaaaaagtaagtggtACGACTACGCCGCGAGTGATGAAGACACGCCGGAACTTAAGAAGATAGCCGACTTCCTCAACAACGAAGCCGACAAGTGCACGCCCTATGCCCCGCCCGAGACCATAGCGGAGCCCAAGGAAGCACGAGCCACGAAAAAGAAGCCCGAGCGTACCTGCGTAGCCGTCGCCGAAGTGAAGAAAACAAAAGAAGAAAAGTTACCCTGTCCAGTGTGTGACCAGTCCGCCCATCAACTGCCGACGTGCCCGCAATTCACTAAGCTGGGCACGAACGAGCGGTGGGAAATAGCGAAGAAACACAACATGTGCTATCGGTGCCTCGTCAGCAAACATCGCCGCTTCGTCTGCCGAGCCAAGCCCTGCGGTCATCAAGGCTGCGCTATGCGTCACCACAAGCTGCTTCACCACGAGAAGGCCCCGACAGACACCGTCGCCGCCTCGAACGAGCCGACGCAGCCCCGCAAGTCCGACGAGGTCGTGGCCATAGCCGTCAAGCAAGCCGTACACGCCGCGACCCGGGCGAGCCGCGCCTACCTCAAGATGGCGCCAGTACTACTCCGGGGGCCGCACACGGAAGTGGCTACGTTCGCGCTCCTAGACGAAGGCAGTACAGTGACTATCATCGACTCTGCGATCGCCGCCGCCCTCAACCTTGACGGGCCCACCGAACCTATGTGGGTCCAAGGCGTGGGCGGGAACGAGATGGCGTACGAGAAGAGCAAGAGAGTGGATGTCCGCATACGCAACAAACACGGAGGGGACGAGCAGCTAGTGACGAACGCGCATACAGTCGGGCGCCTTGACTTCACCACTCAAACGATCAGCGAGCGAGAGATAGACGACTGTGAACATCTGCGGGATATCAAGCACCTGTTGACATATGAAGACGCTACACCGGGAATACTGCTCGGACAAGACAACTGGGAACTCGTTGTGTCGCGCAAGTTGAAAAAGGACGGCGCGATCAGCCGGTAG